A single Sulfurimonas crateris DNA region contains:
- the upp gene encoding uracil phosphoribosyltransferase: MVYELSNPVTKTLIMHLRDQSSDALRFRHTVMELTKQLMYEALKEPVLTQKSITTWRGKESYEVIDEDNIVVATVLRAGMPMLDSAVDLLPGVSAGFLAMKRDETTHKSVLYYDRLPDCKGKTVILVDPMVATGGSMMDAIELIKGREPLKIITLNIIGSPEGLEKVSKAYPEVDIYIAQIDERLNSDKFIIPGLGDAGDRSYNTVKQ, from the coding sequence ATGGTTTATGAATTATCAAACCCGGTTACAAAGACTCTTATTATGCATTTAAGAGACCAGAGCAGCGATGCCCTCCGTTTTAGGCATACCGTTATGGAGCTTACAAAGCAGTTGATGTATGAGGCGCTTAAAGAGCCGGTTCTTACGCAAAAGAGTATAACGACATGGCGCGGCAAAGAGAGTTATGAAGTTATAGATGAGGACAATATTGTGGTCGCAACCGTTTTACGGGCAGGAATGCCGATGCTTGATAGCGCGGTGGACCTTCTGCCTGGGGTCTCTGCAGGATTTTTGGCGATGAAAAGGGATGAGACTACTCACAAAAGCGTTTTATACTATGACAGGTTGCCTGACTGCAAGGGAAAAACCGTTATCTTGGTTGATCCGATGGTTGCAACCGGAGGCTCTATGATGGATGCCATAGAGCTTATCAAGGGCAGAGAGCCGCTGAAGATAATTACGCTAAATATCATAGGCTCGCCTGAGGGCTTGGAGAAAGTAAGCAAGGCGTATCCTGAAGTAGATATCTACATAGCGCAGATAGATGAGAGACTTAACAGCGATAAGTTCATAATCCCGGGGCTTGGGGACGCTGGTGATCGCTCTTACAACACCGTAAAACAGTAG
- a CDS encoding HNH endonuclease, translated as MQFDKVYIHKCYENELGYRKGVPKKAGRFLFIGKNITNFFPHLSKLELNDSVLLDIIDMNNNIVSCSYVYHNSKTATPEVKKTRDEYRLYIPTEIDTDRNLFQPDDIIAFTKYTIDNRVYFKLNLFTVSENTFHYRELNTFLLNAKTGVKNINHLLIDLELVDFLHTPIDVNVKTIIPDETIKIMFDTQKHLFDNLEETAEHRKEVPSDETGLIKSNNFRDIVLFAYMGKCAVTGKSISYELLSNLEAAHIMPQAHNGPDAVPNGMALCRDLHWAFDKGFFTIKNIDDDYIVNVHEKVKQNEVLKDIDGKVIFKPSDPRFRLHHNALEYHQKHIFGTFKQIRSNK; from the coding sequence ATGCAGTTTGATAAAGTGTATATTCATAAATGCTATGAAAATGAATTAGGATATAGAAAGGGCGTTCCTAAAAAAGCAGGTAGATTCCTTTTTATAGGAAAAAATATAACTAATTTTTTCCCACATTTAAGTAAACTAGAGCTTAATGATAGTGTTCTTCTTGATATTATTGATATGAATAACAATATTGTTTCATGTAGTTATGTATATCATAATAGTAAAACAGCGACACCAGAAGTAAAAAAAACTAGAGATGAATATAGATTATACATTCCAACGGAAATAGATACAGATAGAAATTTATTTCAGCCTGATGATATTATTGCTTTTACAAAATATACCATTGATAACAGAGTATATTTCAAATTAAATTTATTTACGGTTTCAGAAAATACTTTCCATTATAGAGAATTAAATACATTTTTACTTAATGCAAAAACTGGAGTAAAAAATATAAATCATTTATTGATTGATTTAGAGCTAGTTGATTTTCTTCATACTCCTATTGATGTTAATGTAAAAACAATCATTCCTGATGAAACAATAAAAATTATGTTTGATACACAAAAACATTTATTCGATAATTTAGAAGAAACTGCTGAACATAGAAAAGAAGTGCCATCTGATGAAACAGGCTTAATTAAAAGTAATAATTTTAGAGATATTGTATTGTTTGCATATATGGGGAAATGTGCAGTCACAGGAAAATCAATAAGCTATGAATTATTATCCAATTTAGAAGCTGCACATATCATGCCACAAGCACACAATGGACCTGATGCAGTGCCAAATGGAATGGCTCTTTGCCGAGATTTGCATTGGGCATTTGATAAAGGTTTTTTTACTATTAAAAATATAGATGATGACTATATTGTCAATGTTCATGAGAAAGTAAAACAAAATGAAGTATTAAAAGATATTGATGGCAAAGTTATATTTAAACCAAGCGATCCAAGATTTAGGCTACATCATAATGCTTTAGAATATCATCAAAAGCATATATTTGGGACATTTAAACAAATTAGATCAAATAAATGA
- a CDS encoding class I SAM-dependent methyltransferase, translating into MTIDLRGKTSNEILECFEALDVEGGEIVEAEVLESDIESIGYKACVDLAQLYFMKLLTPIKKDENTTILRFQKLHLNSSFHNDKDNGREKYGVESDFFSIDKTKQFSFLYHYKKALEFIDVKSKKRVLNLGVNRGDEFSVIKDMLDGKEFADMEFIGIDYSASAIEFAKKEFSRCENVEFICHDINALSELELGRFDLIISIGTLQSSNIEFNATFMSMYQNYLAEGGAMLLGFPNCRWIEGEMIYGAKAPNYSFSELGLVLKDIHFCKKYLQQKKYRTVVTGKDYLFLSARKI; encoded by the coding sequence ATGACTATAGACTTAAGAGGCAAAACCTCAAACGAGATACTGGAGTGTTTTGAAGCTCTGGATGTAGAGGGCGGTGAAATAGTAGAGGCTGAGGTCCTAGAGTCCGATATAGAGAGTATCGGCTACAAGGCTTGTGTCGATCTGGCACAGCTCTATTTTATGAAGCTTCTTACCCCGATAAAAAAAGATGAAAACACAACCATTTTAAGATTTCAAAAGCTGCATCTCAACAGTTCTTTTCATAACGATAAAGACAACGGCAGAGAAAAGTATGGCGTAGAGAGCGATTTTTTCAGTATCGACAAAACAAAGCAGTTCAGTTTTTTGTACCACTATAAAAAAGCATTGGAATTTATAGATGTTAAGAGTAAAAAGAGGGTTTTAAACCTCGGAGTAAACCGCGGTGATGAGTTTAGTGTCATAAAAGATATGCTTGATGGCAAAGAGTTTGCAGATATGGAGTTTATCGGGATTGACTACTCCGCTTCGGCGATCGAGTTTGCAAAAAAAGAGTTCTCTCGTTGTGAAAATGTCGAGTTTATCTGCCATGACATAAACGCTCTTAGTGAGCTGGAGTTAGGAAGATTTGACCTCATTATCTCCATAGGAACGCTTCAAAGCTCAAACATCGAGTTTAATGCTACTTTTATGTCCATGTACCAAAACTACTTGGCAGAGGGCGGTGCAATGCTGCTCGGTTTTCCAAACTGCAGATGGATAGAGGGCGAGATGATCTACGGCGCAAAAGCCCCTAACTACTCATTTAGCGAGCTTGGACTTGTTTTAAAAGATATACACTTCTGTAAAAAGTATCTACAGCAGAAAAAGTACAGAACAGTGGTAACGGGGAAGGATTATCTCTTTTTGAGTGCGAGAAAGATTTAG
- the cysD gene encoding sulfate adenylyltransferase subunit CysD — protein sequence MIDTKRLTHLKQLEAESIHILREVVAEFDNPVMMYSVGKDSAVMLHLALKAFFPAKLPFPLLHVDTRWKFKEMIEFRDQRAKDEGFELLVHTNPEGVEMDINPFVHGSAVHTDIMKTQGLKQALNKYKFDAVFGGARRDEEKSRAKERIYSFRDKNHRWDPKNQRPELWSIYNSRVHKGESIRVFPLSNWTELDIWQYIYLEHIPIVPLYFAKKRPVVQKDGVKIMVDDERMPIEEGEEIKEEMVRFRTLGCYPLTGAVESNATTLGEIIQEMLLTKTSERQGRVIDNDSAGSMEKKKIEGYF from the coding sequence TTGATAGATACAAAGAGATTGACACATTTAAAACAGCTAGAAGCCGAATCGATCCATATTCTTAGAGAGGTGGTCGCTGAGTTTGACAATCCCGTGATGATGTACTCTGTGGGTAAAGATTCGGCGGTAATGTTACATCTCGCACTTAAAGCTTTTTTTCCGGCAAAACTGCCGTTTCCGCTTCTGCATGTAGATACAAGATGGAAGTTTAAGGAGATGATAGAGTTTCGGGATCAAAGAGCAAAAGATGAGGGGTTTGAACTTCTTGTTCACACCAACCCCGAGGGAGTAGAGATGGATATTAATCCATTTGTTCACGGCTCGGCAGTTCATACGGACATAATGAAGACTCAGGGGCTCAAACAGGCGCTTAACAAATATAAGTTTGACGCTGTCTTTGGCGGGGCAAGGAGAGATGAGGAGAAATCCAGAGCAAAAGAGAGGATATACTCTTTTAGAGATAAAAACCATAGATGGGACCCGAAAAATCAGAGACCTGAGCTATGGAGTATCTACAACTCGCGTGTTCATAAGGGCGAGAGCATAAGAGTTTTTCCTCTTAGCAACTGGACGGAGCTTGATATCTGGCAATATATCTACCTAGAGCATATCCCGATCGTTCCGCTCTACTTTGCCAAAAAAAGACCCGTTGTTCAAAAGGACGGCGTCAAGATAATGGTCGATGATGAGAGAATGCCGATCGAAGAGGGCGAAGAGATAAAAGAGGAGATGGTGCGCTTTAGAACTTTAGGGTGTTACCCTCTTACGGGTGCGGTTGAGTCAAATGCGACAACACTTGGTGAAATTATTCAAGAGATGCTCTTGACTAAGACAAGTGAGAGACAGGGGCGTGTGATCGATAATGATTCGGCGGGTTCAATGGAGAAGAAAAAAATAGAGGGGTATTTTTAA
- a CDS encoding DUF2061 domain-containing protein, with amino-acid sequence MQEKAYRSVIKTISWRTLGTIDTMVISYIITGSLVMAASIGSIEVVTKMILYYYHERAWNKIDIGRHKAVAGDYHI; translated from the coding sequence ATGCAGGAAAAAGCTTACAGATCGGTAATTAAAACAATCTCTTGGAGAACGCTTGGGACCATAGATACAATGGTCATCTCCTATATTATAACAGGCAGTTTGGTTATGGCGGCTTCCATAGGCTCTATAGAGGTGGTAACGAAGATGATCCTCTACTACTACCATGAGAGAGCATGGAACAAGATAGATATAGGCAGGCATAAAGCGGTTGCCGGTGATTATCATATTTAG
- a CDS encoding DNA cytosine methyltransferase: MKALDLFSGCGGFSYGFQEAGFDIVLGVDNVKVALDTFKYNHTNSEALVKDLSCNKNIQDIVDFLDKKNGVDVIIAGPPCQGFSLTGTRDENDKRNELFYSVFKIAQLLKAKPKAIIIENVPGLATLYKGKAKVEIEKKFKENGYIQNSTILYAPDFGVPQIRKRLFFVGLLEEYGKFEFPNKILSQDNYVTCEEAISDLPHLKDNLGAEILEYASKPLSEFQQNMRKNSTQVRNHIGTAHSDLVKSVISQVPEGGNHKDLPKGVGESRKFNEAWTRYHSKKPSKTIDTGHRNHFHYKFDRVPTVRENARLQSFPDDFIFLGTKTEQYRQVGNAVPPLLGYHIANKLKEVLQ; this comes from the coding sequence ATGAAAGCATTAGATTTATTTTCAGGATGTGGCGGTTTCTCTTATGGATTTCAAGAAGCTGGATTTGATATTGTACTAGGAGTTGACAATGTAAAGGTTGCTCTAGATACATTTAAATATAATCATACAAATTCAGAAGCACTTGTAAAAGATTTGTCATGTAATAAAAATATTCAAGATATAGTAGATTTTTTGGATAAAAAAAATGGAGTGGATGTAATTATTGCTGGTCCTCCTTGTCAAGGCTTCTCACTTACTGGTACTAGAGATGAAAATGATAAGCGAAATGAGCTTTTTTATTCTGTATTTAAAATAGCACAACTCCTAAAAGCGAAACCAAAAGCAATCATTATTGAAAATGTGCCAGGACTTGCTACTTTATACAAAGGAAAAGCTAAAGTTGAAATTGAGAAAAAATTTAAAGAAAATGGCTATATACAAAACTCAACCATATTGTATGCTCCAGATTTTGGAGTTCCTCAAATTAGAAAGAGATTATTTTTTGTAGGTTTATTAGAAGAGTATGGTAAATTTGAGTTTCCAAATAAAATTTTGTCCCAAGACAACTATGTGACTTGTGAAGAAGCAATTTCGGATTTACCACATTTAAAAGATAATTTGGGTGCTGAAATATTAGAATATGCAAGTAAACCATTATCAGAGTTTCAACAAAACATGAGAAAAAATTCAACACAAGTACGAAATCATATAGGTACGGCTCATTCGGATTTAGTTAAAAGTGTAATCTCTCAAGTACCCGAAGGTGGAAATCATAAAGATTTACCAAAAGGAGTTGGAGAGAGTAGAAAATTTAATGAAGCATGGACAAGGTATCATAGTAAAAAACCATCAAAGACTATAGATACGGGACACAGAAATCATTTTCATTATAAATTTGATAGAGTACCAACAGTTAGAGAAAATGCTAGATTGCAATCTTTTCCCGATGATTTCATTTTTTTAGGCACAAAAACTGAACAATACAGACAAGTTGGCAATGCCGTACCACCACTTTTAGGCTATCACATTGCCAACAAATTAAAAGAAGTTTTACAATGA
- a CDS encoding DUF4395 domain-containing protein, which yields MSQSEHITKDLFCKNQSRMHAGLLVMLMCAYLFSANVAILYVLVYDFLMRIYMAPHMSPIYLISTFLVKIAGLKREATDENAKEFASHVGLTLLFASLGAELLNETTIAYLLVGFLSIWKIAEATKEFCFACKFYELLKSRNIELESL from the coding sequence ATGTCACAAAGTGAACATATAACAAAAGATCTTTTTTGCAAGAATCAGAGCCGTATGCATGCCGGACTCTTGGTTATGCTGATGTGCGCCTATCTGTTTAGCGCGAATGTAGCTATTTTATATGTTTTGGTTTATGACTTTTTAATGAGAATATATATGGCACCGCATATGAGTCCTATATATTTAATCTCTACTTTTTTAGTCAAGATAGCAGGACTTAAGAGAGAAGCTACGGATGAAAACGCAAAAGAGTTTGCTTCTCATGTCGGTTTGACACTTCTTTTTGCATCTCTTGGCGCAGAACTTTTAAATGAGACGACGATCGCTTATCTGCTGGTTGGATTTTTAAGCATATGGAAAATCGCAGAAGCTACAAAAGAGTTCTGTTTTGCGTGCAAGTTTTATGAGCTGCTAAAGAGCAGAAATATTGAGCTGGAGTCACTATGA
- a CDS encoding RrF2 family transcriptional regulator — translation MPLISTKGSYGLAAICELSKHEGDSVMQIKDIAANANIPQNYLEQLLGKLRRAGIVESIRGAKGGYKLARDPKEVKVLDILIALEDDLKIVDAKINHPLLNMFFEESRESIKDIFDISIMELSSYQNKFLNYTI, via the coding sequence ATGCCACTAATATCAACGAAAGGCAGTTACGGTCTTGCCGCTATTTGCGAACTAAGCAAGCATGAAGGCGACTCTGTGATGCAGATAAAAGATATAGCTGCCAACGCAAACATTCCTCAAAATTATCTTGAGCAGCTTCTTGGAAAACTTAGGCGTGCAGGGATCGTAGAGAGCATCAGAGGTGCCAAAGGCGGCTATAAACTCGCACGCGATCCAAAAGAGGTAAAAGTTTTGGATATTCTAATCGCTCTTGAGGATGACCTGAAAATTGTTGATGCAAAAATCAATCATCCTCTATTGAATATGTTTTTTGAAGAGTCAAGAGAGAGCATAAAAGATATTTTTGATATTAGCATTATGGAACTCTCAAGCTATCAAAACAAATTTTTAAACTATACGATATAA
- a CDS encoding nitrite/sulfite reductase, whose product MSKETKAQRVERIKREKDGLDVFADIYRYAKSGEDIDPEDIDRFKWYGLYTQNTNLQEREDKTLYFMLRVKLESGRMDLNQLEAALEISKRYARGTADFTTRQDLQFHFIRVEDLPAIFSCLSEVGLTTAFAAGDVARNVVTCPVSDVDKERLYDVEAITKEVNDYFDANREISNLPRKYKVGISSCPKHCASHEIQDLSFNAKKSEEGEVIFDVSVGGGLASNKRIASHIGYIEPHQVLAVAKAITEIYRDYGNRENRNRARLGHLLDALGVEQFIEILHSKVDFRLQLDDVQKYTPYVNREHFGIHKSINEGRSYIGCAINGGKIGAEGLSGLIKIAKKYDVTAIRATTAQNFVITDLPSENAVFVVEELKEMGIDAEPSVFKARTLSCTGINFCKFAVSETKDLAAKLVEHLQRKFPHFEERLSFSVNGCPNSCAHPHIVDIGLLGCKVKRNGESVSGFELVLGGNLEGDKSSFGRKTGIKFAADDTFRVVESIVESYQGSHYKNFYDYAYGIIYE is encoded by the coding sequence ATGTCAAAAGAGACAAAAGCACAAAGAGTTGAACGTATAAAAAGAGAAAAAGACGGTCTAGATGTTTTTGCAGATATCTACCGCTATGCAAAGAGCGGCGAAGATATTGACCCCGAAGATATAGACAGATTTAAATGGTACGGGCTATATACCCAAAACACCAATCTTCAAGAGAGAGAGGACAAGACGCTCTACTTCATGTTAAGGGTTAAGCTAGAGAGCGGCAGGATGGATTTAAATCAGCTTGAAGCGGCTCTGGAGATCTCAAAGAGGTATGCAAGAGGCACGGCTGACTTTACGACAAGGCAGGATCTGCAGTTTCACTTTATCAGAGTGGAGGATCTGCCTGCAATTTTTTCATGTTTGAGCGAGGTGGGACTTACTACCGCTTTTGCGGCCGGAGATGTTGCCAGAAATGTGGTTACATGTCCCGTAAGCGATGTAGATAAAGAGCGCCTTTATGATGTGGAGGCGATAACCAAAGAAGTTAATGACTACTTTGACGCAAACAGAGAGATATCGAACTTGCCGCGAAAATATAAGGTTGGAATCAGCAGCTGTCCCAAACACTGTGCCTCGCATGAGATACAGGATCTAAGCTTTAACGCAAAAAAGAGTGAAGAGGGCGAAGTGATCTTTGATGTCAGCGTGGGCGGAGGACTGGCATCAAACAAGCGTATAGCTTCTCATATAGGCTATATAGAACCGCATCAGGTTTTAGCAGTTGCCAAAGCAATCACGGAGATTTACAGAGACTATGGTAACAGGGAGAATAGAAACAGAGCAAGACTCGGGCATCTGCTCGACGCTCTGGGGGTTGAACAATTTATCGAGATATTGCACTCAAAAGTAGATTTCAGACTTCAACTGGATGACGTGCAAAAATATACTCCTTATGTAAATAGAGAACATTTCGGTATACACAAGAGTATAAATGAGGGCAGAAGTTACATAGGTTGTGCCATAAATGGGGGAAAAATAGGAGCCGAGGGGTTGAGCGGGCTTATAAAGATAGCTAAAAAATATGACGTTACTGCTATAAGAGCGACCACGGCGCAGAATTTTGTCATTACAGATCTGCCTAGTGAAAATGCCGTCTTTGTGGTAGAGGAGTTAAAGGAGATGGGTATTGATGCAGAGCCATCTGTGTTTAAGGCAAGAACGCTCTCTTGTACGGGGATAAATTTTTGTAAATTTGCCGTCTCCGAGACAAAAGATCTGGCAGCAAAACTGGTTGAACATCTCCAGAGAAAATTTCCGCATTTTGAAGAGAGGCTCTCCTTTAGCGTCAACGGATGCCCAAACTCATGCGCACATCCGCATATAGTAGATATTGGGCTTTTAGGTTGTAAAGTGAAGAGGAACGGCGAGAGTGTCTCAGGATTTGAGCTTGTCTTAGGTGGAAATTTAGAGGGAGATAAGAGCAGTTTTGGGAGAAAAACGGGGATAAAATTTGCAGCAGATGATACATTTAGGGTTGTTGAGAGCATAGTAGAGAGTTATCAGGGGAGCCATTACAAAAATTTTTATGATTATGCTTACGGAATAATTTATGAGTAA
- a CDS encoding DNA cytosine methyltransferase, with protein MKYNYIDLFAGCGGLTDGFEQTNKYIPHAFVEWDKNASNTLKHRLNTKWNIENVDEKVLHFDIQRMDELLNGFDDEEYGKHIGLKRLVNNTNIDVIIGGPPCQAYSLAGRVQDKNNMKCDYRNYLFENYLKVVKEFKPKLFVFENVQGILSAMPDGVNIIDRIRDDFEKEGYVITSDLKKTALLDSSDYGVPQIRKRVIIIGINKELTKHNSEDVLEDFYLNILPSFKVDKKITVKEAISDLEPLYPLNENHKYNVKKVSHHKSNIANHIPRFHSPRDIEIFNELALDVQNGSKKYPNIDSLKQLYYEKTGKKSSFHKYNVLAYEKQSNTIPAHLHKDGLRHIHPDPKQARSITPREAARLQTFDDDFEFLGSQGACYQMIGNAVPPLLAKKVALAVDVLLKKYFI; from the coding sequence ATGAAATACAATTATATAGATTTATTTGCTGGTTGTGGTGGATTAACAGATGGCTTTGAGCAAACCAATAAATATATTCCTCATGCTTTTGTAGAATGGGATAAAAATGCTAGCAACACTCTCAAACATAGATTAAATACTAAGTGGAATATTGAAAATGTTGATGAGAAAGTTTTACATTTTGATATACAAAGAATGGATGAATTACTAAATGGCTTTGATGATGAAGAATATGGTAAACATATTGGATTAAAAAGATTAGTTAATAACACAAATATTGATGTAATTATAGGTGGTCCACCTTGCCAAGCTTATTCACTAGCTGGTCGAGTTCAAGATAAAAACAATATGAAATGTGATTATAGAAATTATTTATTTGAAAACTATTTAAAAGTTGTCAAAGAGTTTAAGCCTAAATTATTTGTTTTTGAAAATGTTCAAGGGATTTTAAGTGCTATGCCAGATGGGGTTAATATTATTGATAGAATTCGAGACGATTTTGAAAAAGAAGGATACGTGATTACATCCGATTTAAAAAAAACTGCATTATTGGATTCATCAGATTATGGAGTTCCACAAATAAGAAAAAGGGTGATAATTATAGGAATAAATAAAGAACTTACCAAGCATAATTCAGAAGATGTATTGGAAGATTTTTACTTAAATATCTTGCCGTCTTTCAAGGTTGATAAAAAAATTACAGTAAAAGAAGCTATATCGGATTTAGAGCCATTATATCCTTTAAATGAAAATCACAAATATAATGTTAAAAAAGTATCTCACCATAAATCAAATATTGCAAATCACATACCAAGATTTCATAGCCCAAGAGATATAGAAATTTTTAATGAATTAGCTCTTGATGTACAAAATGGCTCAAAAAAATACCCAAATATAGACTCTTTAAAGCAATTGTATTATGAAAAAACAGGCAAAAAATCATCTTTTCACAAGTACAATGTCCTTGCTTATGAAAAGCAAAGTAATACAATTCCAGCTCATTTGCACAAAGATGGATTAAGACATATTCATCCTGATCCAAAACAAGCAAGAAGTATAACTCCAAGAGAAGCCGCTAGATTACAAACATTTGATGATGACTTTGAATTTTTAGGAAGTCAAGGAGCTTGTTATCAAATGATTGGTAATGCTGTTCCTCCACTATTAGCAAAGAAAGTGGCTTTAGCTGTTGATGTTTTATTAAAAAAATATTTTATATAA
- a CDS encoding phosphoadenylyl-sulfate reductase has product MREKVQKLNTEFKHLDAKDVLEHFLKLYIDKIALSSSFGAEDQVLTDMILKIDANTQIFTLDTGRLPQQTYDVMSRTNLKYKTKIRVYFPDCRDVERLYHKQGANGFYDSVENRKECCYVRKIAPLKRALNGLEVWITGLRAEQSPTREETEMLEWDESNGVIKLNPLISWSESDVWSYIRENGVPYNSLHNEGYPSIGCEPCTRAVQAGADLRSGRWWWESPEHKECGLHIKETN; this is encoded by the coding sequence ATGAGAGAAAAGGTTCAAAAATTAAATACAGAGTTTAAACATCTGGATGCAAAGGATGTTTTGGAGCATTTTTTAAAACTCTATATAGACAAAATAGCTCTATCGTCAAGTTTTGGTGCAGAAGATCAGGTACTAACTGACATGATCTTAAAAATAGACGCAAATACCCAGATATTTACGCTCGATACAGGTAGATTGCCGCAGCAGACCTACGATGTTATGAGCAGAACAAATTTAAAGTACAAAACAAAAATAAGGGTCTACTTCCCAGATTGCAGAGATGTAGAGAGACTCTATCACAAGCAGGGGGCTAACGGATTTTACGACTCCGTAGAGAATAGAAAAGAGTGCTGTTATGTAAGAAAGATAGCACCTCTTAAAAGAGCTCTAAACGGGCTTGAAGTTTGGATCACCGGTCTTAGAGCCGAGCAGAGCCCGACGCGTGAAGAGACAGAGATGTTAGAGTGGGACGAGAGCAACGGTGTAATAAAACTAAATCCGCTGATTTCATGGAGCGAGAGCGATGTCTGGAGCTATATTAGAGAAAACGGTGTGCCATATAATTCACTGCATAATGAGGGATACCCAAGCATTGGGTGTGAACCTTGTACGAGAGCAGTTCAAGCAGGTGCAGATTTACGAAGCGGCAGATGGTGGTGGGAAAGCCCGGAACACAAAGAGTGTGGATTGCACATAAAGGAGACAAATTGA
- the cysN gene encoding sulfate adenylyltransferase subunit CysN: protein MSVLEKKIATDIESYLKEHENKQLLRFITCGSVDDGKSTLIGRLLHDSKMIFEDQLAAIKKDSKKSGTTEGEFDLSLLVDGLQSEREQGITIDVAYRYFTTDKRKFIIADTPGHEQYTRNMATGASTADLAIILIDARHGIQTQTKRHSFIAKLLGIKHIVVAVNKMDLMDFSEDVYENIKKEYLSFAKDIGLSEDITLIPLSALNGDNVVDMSKKTPWYKGETLLHCLENIEIESDRDLVHFRMPVQYVNRPNLDFRGYCGTISSGVIKVGESITVLPSGKCSKVKEIVTYDGNLEYAYVQQAVTITLEDEIDISRGDIMVKSDEQPDSANTFDVNIVWMSEEPLLKHKQYFIKRASSVVVGSVESFYYKTDVNTQEHQSANLLNLNEIGHAKLSLESHLAYDPYIKNKAMGSFIIIDRVTNNTLGAGMIVQKSQTDSKAKAHEYSEFETELNALVRKHFPHWEAKEIF from the coding sequence ATGTCGGTACTAGAGAAAAAAATAGCAACAGATATTGAGAGTTATCTCAAAGAGCATGAGAATAAGCAGCTACTCAGATTTATTACATGCGGGAGCGTTGATGACGGCAAAAGTACGCTTATTGGAAGGCTTTTGCACGACTCGAAGATGATCTTTGAGGATCAGCTTGCAGCCATAAAAAAAGATAGCAAAAAGAGCGGAACAACGGAGGGGGAGTTTGATTTATCACTTTTAGTTGACGGTCTGCAGAGCGAGAGAGAGCAGGGTATCACCATAGATGTTGCCTACAGATACTTTACGACGGACAAGCGAAAGTTCATTATTGCTGACACTCCGGGGCATGAGCAGTACACGAGAAATATGGCAACGGGTGCCAGTACTGCGGATCTGGCAATAATCCTCATCGATGCAAGACATGGGATCCAGACACAGACAAAGAGACACTCTTTTATAGCAAAACTGCTTGGGATCAAGCATATCGTAGTTGCCGTAAATAAGATGGATCTGATGGATTTTTCTGAGGATGTTTATGAAAATATTAAAAAAGAGTATCTCTCATTTGCAAAGGATATAGGGCTTAGTGAAGATATTACGCTTATTCCGTTATCTGCCTTAAACGGGGACAATGTTGTTGATATGAGCAAAAAAACTCCGTGGTACAAAGGTGAGACGCTTCTGCACTGTTTGGAGAATATAGAGATAGAGAGCGACAGGGATCTGGTTCATTTCAGGATGCCGGTGCAGTACGTAAATAGACCAAATCTGGACTTTAGAGGATACTGCGGGACGATCTCTTCGGGTGTTATAAAGGTGGGAGAGAGCATTACCGTTTTGCCATCAGGGAAGTGCTCAAAGGTCAAAGAGATAGTGACTTATGATGGTAATTTAGAGTATGCCTACGTGCAGCAGGCTGTAACCATTACACTTGAAGATGAGATAGATATAAGTCGTGGGGATATCATGGTGAAGAGCGATGAGCAGCCGGACAGTGCCAACACTTTTGATGTGAATATCGTCTGGATGAGCGAAGAGCCGCTGCTTAAGCATAAGCAGTATTTTATAAAAAGAGCTTCTTCTGTGGTTGTGGGTAGCGTTGAGAGCTTTTACTATAAAACGGATGTAAACACACAGGAGCATCAGAGTGCAAATCTACTAAATCTAAACGAGATAGGACATGCAAAGCTCTCTCTTGAGAGTCATCTGGCGTATGACCCATACATTAAAAACAAGGCTATGGGAAGCTTTATAATCATAGACAGAGTTACAAACAACACACTCGGAGCTGGGATGATCGTTCAAAAATCTCAAACAGATTCAAAAGCAAAAGCTCACGAATATTCAGAGTTTGAGACAGAGCTAAATGCACTTGTAAGGAAACATTTTCCGCACTGGGAAGCAAAAGAGATTTTTTAG